The Cydia amplana chromosome 9, ilCydAmpl1.1, whole genome shotgun sequence genome includes a region encoding these proteins:
- the LOC134651116 gene encoding serine hydroxymethyltransferase isoform X2: MDKKLMNGNLWDTDPELFDIIVKEKKRQEAGLEMIASENFTSVPVLQCLSSCLHNKYSEGMPNQRYYGGNEYIDEIEILAQQRSLQTYRLKAEEWGVNVQPYSGSPANFAVYTGVVEPHGRIMGLDLPDGGHLTHGFFTPTKKISATSIFFESMPYKVDPKTGLIDYDKLAETARLFKPRLIIAGISCYSRCLDYKRFRQIADENGAYLMADMAHISGLVAAGVIPSPFEYCDIVTTTTHKTLRGPRAGVIFFRKGVRSVKANGDKVMYDFESKINQAVFPGLQGGPHNHAIAAIATAMKQAQAPEFVEYQKQVIKNAQRLCAGLVALGYDIATGGTDVHLALVDVRGAGLSGARAERVLELCGVACNKNTVPGDRSALNPSGIRLGTPALTTRGFKEEHMDRVVDYIDKALKLGQEVTKISGPKLADFNKVIEENNDVKSKVHKLKEEIENFSRSFPLPGLERY, from the exons ATGGACAAGAAATTGATGAACGGGAACTTGTGGGATACGGATCCGGAGCTGTTCGACATCATTGTGAAGGAGAAGAAGCGACAAGAGGCGGGGCTGGAGATGATTGCTTCAGAGAATTTCACCTCTGTTCCGGTGCTCCAGTGTTTGAGCTCATGTCTCCACAACAAGTATTCTGAGGGCATGCCAAACCAAAG ATATTATGGAGGCAATGAATATATTgatgaaattgaaattttaGCTCAACAGCGCTCTCTACAGACTTACAGGCTCAAAGCGGAAGAATGGGGAGTGAATGTGCAGCCCTACTCAG GCTCCCCAGCCAACTTTGCGGTGTACACGGGTGTGGTGGAGCCCCACGGCCGCATCATGGGACTGGACCTGCCTGATGGTGGACATCTCACCCATGGCTTCTTCACCCCTACTAAGAAGATTTCAGCTACCTCAATCTTCTTTGAAAGCATGCCATACAAA GTGGACCCCAAGACCGGTCTGATAGACTACGACAAGCTAGCAGAGACCGCTCGGCTGTTCAAGCCCCGCCTCATCATCGCCGGCATCTCGTGCTACTCGCGCTGCCTCGACTACAAGCGCTTCCGGCAGATCGCTGATGAGAACGGCGCTTACCTCATGGCCGATATGGCTCATATCTCAGGATTGGTTGCAGCAG GTGTGATCCCCAGCCCGTTCGAGTACTGCGACATAGTAACCACGACCACCCACAAGACCCTCCGCGGGCCGCGCGCCGGCGTGATATTCTTCCGCAAAGGAGTGCGCTCGGTGAAAGCCAACGGAGACAAAGTGATGTATGACTTCGAGTCCAAGATCAACCAGGCTGTGTTCCCGG GTCTGCAGGGTGGACCCCATAACCACGCCATCGCGGCCATCGCCACGGCCATGAAGCAAGCTCAAGCTCCTGAGTTTGTGGAGTACCAAAAGCAG GTGATCAAGAACGCGCAGCGCCTGTGCGCCGGGCTGGTGGCGCTCGGCTACGACATCGCGACCGGCGGCACCGACGTGCACCTCGCGCTGGTGGACGTGCGCGGCGCCGGCCtgagcggcgcgcgcgccgagcGCGTGCTGGAGCTGTGCGGCGTGGCCTGCAACAAGAACACCGTGCCCGGCGACAGGAGCGCGCTCAACCCCAGCGGCATCCGGCTCG GTACCCCCGCCCTAACAACCAGAGGCTTCAAAGAGGAACACATGGACCGAGTGGTAGACTACATTGACAAGGCCCTCAAGCTAGGACAAGAGGTCACGAAAATCTCCGGCCCCAAGCTGGCCGACTTCAACAAGGTCATTGAGGAAAACAATGACGTCAAATCCAAAGTTCATAAGCTTAAAGAGGAGATTGAGAACTTTAGTAGATCTTTCCCCTTGCCGGGTCTTGAGAGGTActaa
- the LOC134651116 gene encoding serine hydroxymethyltransferase isoform X1: MNNKLLQICFYDAAKKFQRFSLQSLKSSSLTVQAKTGLQKTFPARSYSTAAAMDKKLMNGNLWDTDPELFDIIVKEKKRQEAGLEMIASENFTSVPVLQCLSSCLHNKYSEGMPNQRYYGGNEYIDEIEILAQQRSLQTYRLKAEEWGVNVQPYSGSPANFAVYTGVVEPHGRIMGLDLPDGGHLTHGFFTPTKKISATSIFFESMPYKVDPKTGLIDYDKLAETARLFKPRLIIAGISCYSRCLDYKRFRQIADENGAYLMADMAHISGLVAAGVIPSPFEYCDIVTTTTHKTLRGPRAGVIFFRKGVRSVKANGDKVMYDFESKINQAVFPGLQGGPHNHAIAAIATAMKQAQAPEFVEYQKQVIKNAQRLCAGLVALGYDIATGGTDVHLALVDVRGAGLSGARAERVLELCGVACNKNTVPGDRSALNPSGIRLGTPALTTRGFKEEHMDRVVDYIDKALKLGQEVTKISGPKLADFNKVIEENNDVKSKVHKLKEEIENFSRSFPLPGLERY, encoded by the exons ATGAACAACAAGCTGTTACAAATCTGTTTTTACGACGCTGCTAAGAAATTTCAGAGGTTTTCACTACAAAGCTTGAAGAGCTCATCATTGACAGTACAGGCCAAAACCGGCCTTCAA AAAACTTTTCCAGCCAGAAGTTATAGTACAGCAGCAGCCATGGACAAGAAATTGATGAACGGGAACTTGTGGGATACGGATCCGGAGCTGTTCGACATCATTGTGAAGGAGAAGAAGCGACAAGAGGCGGGGCTGGAGATGATTGCTTCAGAGAATTTCACCTCTGTTCCGGTGCTCCAGTGTTTGAGCTCATGTCTCCACAACAAGTATTCTGAGGGCATGCCAAACCAAAG ATATTATGGAGGCAATGAATATATTgatgaaattgaaattttaGCTCAACAGCGCTCTCTACAGACTTACAGGCTCAAAGCGGAAGAATGGGGAGTGAATGTGCAGCCCTACTCAG GCTCCCCAGCCAACTTTGCGGTGTACACGGGTGTGGTGGAGCCCCACGGCCGCATCATGGGACTGGACCTGCCTGATGGTGGACATCTCACCCATGGCTTCTTCACCCCTACTAAGAAGATTTCAGCTACCTCAATCTTCTTTGAAAGCATGCCATACAAA GTGGACCCCAAGACCGGTCTGATAGACTACGACAAGCTAGCAGAGACCGCTCGGCTGTTCAAGCCCCGCCTCATCATCGCCGGCATCTCGTGCTACTCGCGCTGCCTCGACTACAAGCGCTTCCGGCAGATCGCTGATGAGAACGGCGCTTACCTCATGGCCGATATGGCTCATATCTCAGGATTGGTTGCAGCAG GTGTGATCCCCAGCCCGTTCGAGTACTGCGACATAGTAACCACGACCACCCACAAGACCCTCCGCGGGCCGCGCGCCGGCGTGATATTCTTCCGCAAAGGAGTGCGCTCGGTGAAAGCCAACGGAGACAAAGTGATGTATGACTTCGAGTCCAAGATCAACCAGGCTGTGTTCCCGG GTCTGCAGGGTGGACCCCATAACCACGCCATCGCGGCCATCGCCACGGCCATGAAGCAAGCTCAAGCTCCTGAGTTTGTGGAGTACCAAAAGCAG GTGATCAAGAACGCGCAGCGCCTGTGCGCCGGGCTGGTGGCGCTCGGCTACGACATCGCGACCGGCGGCACCGACGTGCACCTCGCGCTGGTGGACGTGCGCGGCGCCGGCCtgagcggcgcgcgcgccgagcGCGTGCTGGAGCTGTGCGGCGTGGCCTGCAACAAGAACACCGTGCCCGGCGACAGGAGCGCGCTCAACCCCAGCGGCATCCGGCTCG GTACCCCCGCCCTAACAACCAGAGGCTTCAAAGAGGAACACATGGACCGAGTGGTAGACTACATTGACAAGGCCCTCAAGCTAGGACAAGAGGTCACGAAAATCTCCGGCCCCAAGCTGGCCGACTTCAACAAGGTCATTGAGGAAAACAATGACGTCAAATCCAAAGTTCATAAGCTTAAAGAGGAGATTGAGAACTTTAGTAGATCTTTCCCCTTGCCGGGTCTTGAGAGGTActaa
- the LOC134650719 gene encoding rRNA methyltransferase 2, mitochondrial, with protein MWTSRSIAQTSLSYTRMCFLVNCLKRFKSSQQWLSRQRVDPYVEKAKMYNYRCRSAFKLLEMNEKTNILTPGLTVIDLGASPGSWTQVAVQKTNADGADPKKPKGKVLAIDKLQLFPIAGATILNNMDFSTIEAHDKVIKALGDKKVDLVLSDMAPNATGVRELDKDRIIGLCYMAIRFAALVTKIDGNLLVKVWDGKEVPILEMDLERFYRSIKILKPNASRSESSEKFILARGFRGIQRPLENGRWG; from the exons ATGTGGACATCGCGCTCAATTGCGCAAACTTCTCTAAGCTACACCAGAATGTGTTTTTTAGTAAATTGTCTAAAGCGATTCAAGAGTTCTCAACAGTGGCTAAGTCGTCAAAGAGTGGACCCTTATGTTGAAAAGGCAAAGATGTATAATTATAG ATGTCGCAGTGCATTCAAACTTCTGGAAATGAACGAAAAGACGAACATACTAACACCAGGCCTTACGGTTATTGACCTAGGAGCTTCACCAGGCTCATGGACCCAAGTAGCAGTGCAAAAAACGAATGCTGATGGAGCAGACCCCAAAAAACCTAAAGGGAAAGTGTTGGCCATTGACAAATTACAATTATTTCCAATTGCG GGAGCTACAATATTGAATAACATGGATTTTTCAACAATCGAGGCACATGATAAGGTGATAAAGGCTTTAGGGGATAAGAAAGTAGACTTGGTTCTGTCAGACATGGCCCCGAACGCCACCGGCGTGCGGGAGCTGGACAAGGACCGCATCATAGGGCTCTGCTACATGGCTATAAGGTTTGCGGCACTAGTCACCAAGATTGACGGCAACTTGTTAGTTAAAGTATGGGATGGAAAAGAAGTGCCAATCTTAGAAATGGATTTGGAAAGATTTTACAGGAGTATCAAAATTTTAAAGCCAAATGCCAGCAGATCAGAATCGTCAGAAAAATTTATTCTTGCAAGAGGATTCAGGGGCATTCAGAGGCCCTTGGAGAATGGCCGCTGGGGGTAG
- the LOC134651162 gene encoding ras-related protein Rab-40C: protein MFTTTGMVAAPQQATGQVAQNGSTTLPRSHHQRTGRPPAAPKSYDYLLKVLLVGDSDVGKQEILQDLEDGSADSPFCSGSAYKTTTILLDGKRVKLQLWDTSGQGRFCTIIRSYSRGAQGILLVYDITNKWSFDSIDRWLEEVERHAPGVPKVLVGNRLHLAFKRQVQERDAEMYAAKNHMAFFEVSPLCDFNIRESFCELSRMALHRNGMERLWRSNKVLSLQELCCRAIVARTSVYGLERLPLPTALKSHLKSYAISAAPSRLRARASKHNQRLNCTGRNSCSIV, encoded by the exons ATGTTCACGACGACAGGGATGGTAGCAGCACCGCAGCAGGCGACGGGTCAGGTGGCGCAGAATGGGAGCACGACTTTGCCTCGCTCACATCATCAGAGAACAG GGAGGCCGCCTGCAGCCCCCAAGTCTTACGACTACCTTTTAAAAGTCCTCCTAGTGGGGGACTCCGATGTGGGCAAGCAGGAAATACTACAAGACCTAGAGGATGGCTCTGCAGATTCTCCGTTTTGTAGTGGCAGTG cATACAAAACAACAACAATCCTTCTTGATGGCAAGCGAGTGAAACTTCAGTTATGGGACACGTCGGGACAAGGCCGGTTCTGCACGATCATCCGGTCCTACTCCCGCGGCGCGCAGGGCATCCTGCTGGTGTACGACATCACCAACAAGTGGTCCTTCGACAGTATTGACCGGTGGCTGGAGGAAGTGGAGAGG CACGCGCCCGGCGTTCCGAAAGTGCTAGTCGGCAACCGGCTACACCTGGCGTTCAAGCGGCAAGTGCAAGAGCGCGACGCCGAGATGTACGCCGCCAAGAACCACATGGCGTTCTTCGAAGTGAGCCCGCTGTGCGACTTCAACATTCGGGAGAGCTTCTGCGAGCTGTCGCGGATGGCGCTGCACAGGAACGGCATGGAGCGGCTCTGGAGGAGCAATAAAG TACTAAGCCTCCAGGAGCTGTGCTGCCGCGCCATCGTGGCGCGCACGTCCGTGTACGGGCTGGAGCGGCTGCCGCTGCCCACAGCCCTCAAGTCCCACCTCAAGTCCTACGCCATCTCGGCGGCGCCGAGCCGCCTGCGCGCGCGCGCCTCCAAGCACAACCAGCGCCTCAACTGCACCGGCAGGAACTCGTGCTCCATCGTCtga
- the LOC134650718 gene encoding uncharacterized protein LOC134650718 encodes MFDRTKQCKLSHKMMIRLNNFLYVFNLRQGTILIAVHQIALSSFVLIILLVGISHVGEMLSMLHNDMEDDAERRGFFEVTYDQQLTFHEGEVMSTNNQRRFAKAQHLASVTVIFLYTSTILTSIYLMCCISLLHGAVKYRREYVLPWILAACVGVVLLLAAIVVGDGYPCVVNLFGGHNLYHFGCALFVLTFIYAICAVSSFALETGGRCRAARAASDERGERLLLLDHAAHSSLLSAAQLNKLTNTRTHFV; translated from the exons ATGTTTGATAGAACCAAGCAATGTAAACTGTCGCACAAAATGATGATTCgcttaaacaattttttgtatgtttttaatttGCGTCAAGGCACAATTCTTATCGCCGTCCACCAAATC gcgCTTTCAtctttcgttttaattattttattagttggTATTTCTCATGTCGGCGAGATGTTGTCAATGCTTCACAACGACATGGAGGACGACGCAGAGAGACGGGGGTTCTTTGAGGTGACGTACGACCAGCAGCTCACGTTTCACGAGGGTGAAGTCATGAGCACCAATAACCAGCGGAGGTTCGCTAAAGCGCAACATCTGGCTTCAG TGACAGTAATATTCCTGTACACGAGCACTATCCTCACGTCCATCTACCTCATGTGCTGCATCTCGCTGCTGCACGGCGCCGTGAAGTACCGGCGAGAGTACGTGTTGCCGTGGATCCTGGCCGCTTGCGTCGGTGTGGTGTTGCTGCTGGCTGCTATTGTTGTGGGCGACGGATACCCCTGCGTTGTCAACTTGTTTGGCGGACATAACCTCTACC ATTTCGGCTGCGCGCTCTTTGTCCTGACCTTCATCTACGCGATCTGCGCGGTGTCGAGCTTCGCCCTGGAGACGGGCGGgcgctgccgcgccgcgcgcgccgccagcgacgagcgcggcgagcgcctgctGCTGCTCGACCACGCGGCGCACTCCAGCCTGCTGTCGGCCGCGCAGCTCAACAAGCTCACCAACACGAGGACGCACTTCGTTTAA